A region of Argentina anserina chromosome 5, drPotAnse1.1, whole genome shotgun sequence DNA encodes the following proteins:
- the LOC126795658 gene encoding LOW QUALITY PROTEIN: late embryogenesis abundant protein 31-like (The sequence of the model RefSeq protein was modified relative to this genomic sequence to represent the inferred CDS: inserted 1 base in 1 codon): MTPACSSQPMFPQTKIQTERVAGQVVGQYVEPPPGASPAAVVLEHDAITIGEALEANALSAGDKPIDQSDAAAIQAAEMRATGSSEIVPGGXAAIAQYAVLLSANAREAEKTKLVDVLEEATQEMGGDKAVTREDAKAVIGAEMRNNPNMSTTPGGYMLDKQFHPNLKLD; encoded by the exons ATGACACCTGCATGTTCCTCCCAACCAATGTTTCCCCAAACCAAGATCCAAACGGAAAGAGTTGCTGGGCAGGTTGTGGGACAATATGTGGAGCCACCACCTGGGGCGTCTCCGGCAGCAGTAGTTCTTGAGCACGATGCGATCACAATTGGCGAGGCGCTCGAGGCAAATGCTCTCTCTGCCGGTGATAAGCCGATAGACCAAAGCGACGCAGCTGCGATTCAAGCCGCAGAGATGAGAGCCACTGGAAGTAGTGAGATTGTTCCCGGAG TTGCTGCTATAGCTCAGTATGCAGTTCTGCTAAGTGCTAACGCAAGGGAGGCTGAGAAGACCAAGCTGGTTGATGTTTTAGAGGAAGCCACTCAGGAAATGGGCGGAGACAAAGCGGTGACCCGTGAGGATGCGAAGGCGGTTATAGGAGCAGAGATGAGGAACAATCCTAATATGAGCACTACGCCGGGTGGATATATGCTTGATAAGCAATTCCACCCTAATTTGAAACTAGATTAA